The following are encoded in a window of Thermoanaerobacter ethanolicus JW 200 genomic DNA:
- a CDS encoding IS30 family transposase, translating to MVHNNDTTKKRSFKHLSSYERGEIYALLKEGRSIRYIAKKLNRSPSTISREIKRGTTTQLRSDLSSYTSYFPETGQAIYEKNRSNCGAKFKVAKAEDFLKYAENKILNEKWSPDAVVGYCKKDPSWNNKTIVCTKTLYNYIDRGLLKVKNIDLPLKLRLKPRKKQNRKNKRIMGKSIDFRPKEVESREVFGHWEIDTLIGKKSNDKVLLTLIERKTRHEIIFLLDAKDNKSVKDALSKLKDMFGDNLNKVFKTITSDNGTEFSDLESALLEYGVEVYYTHPYSSWERATNERHNGLIRRFIPKGKSIKDLSIDTIKRVENWLNNLPRKLLNYKTPKEYFYEELAKIC from the coding sequence ATGGTTCATAATAATGATACCACAAAAAAGCGTTCTTTTAAACACTTAAGTAGCTATGAACGAGGAGAGATCTATGCATTACTCAAAGAAGGAAGAAGTATTCGGTATATTGCTAAAAAACTTAATCGATCTCCAAGCACTATAAGCCGTGAAATTAAACGTGGAACTACTACACAACTTAGAAGTGATTTATCTTCTTATACAAGCTATTTTCCTGAAACCGGTCAAGCTATCTACGAAAAAAATCGTTCAAATTGCGGAGCTAAATTTAAAGTAGCTAAAGCAGAAGATTTCTTGAAATATGCTGAAAATAAAATATTAAATGAAAAATGGTCACCAGATGCAGTTGTAGGCTATTGTAAAAAAGACCCAAGCTGGAATAATAAAACCATTGTTTGTACTAAAACACTGTACAACTATATAGATAGAGGATTATTAAAAGTTAAAAACATTGATTTACCTTTAAAACTACGTTTAAAACCAAGGAAGAAACAAAATCGTAAAAATAAACGTATTATGGGCAAAAGTATTGATTTTAGGCCTAAAGAAGTTGAAAGCCGTGAAGTTTTTGGGCATTGGGAAATAGATACGTTAATTGGCAAGAAATCTAATGACAAGGTCCTTTTAACATTAATAGAGCGTAAGACTCGCCATGAAATAATATTCTTATTAGATGCAAAAGACAATAAATCTGTTAAAGATGCATTATCAAAATTAAAAGATATGTTTGGTGACAATTTAAACAAAGTATTTAAAACAATAACATCTGATAATGGTACAGAGTTTAGTGATTTAGAAAGTGCTCTTTTAGAATATGGCGTAGAAGTATATTATACACATCCATATTCATCTTGGGAAAGAGCTACAAATGAACGACATAACGGTCTTATACGACGTTTCATCCCTAAAGGTAAAAGTATTAAAGATTTATCTATAGATACGATAAAGAGAGTAGAAAACTGGCTTAATAACCTTCCACGAAAATTGTTAAATTACAAAACGCCTAAGGAATACTTTTATGAAGAGCTGGCAAAAATCTGTTAA
- a CDS encoding C40 family peptidase, producing the protein MDQRIGKMIFGISVFGATLIGSSFLNPAFAEGLGVGKITGNYVNVRTQGSLSGSVIARLNWNDTVTVLDKENGWYKIKLSDGREGWVFGEYLSVRNSSNVSRGDSEKAASVGIVTGSYVNVRSEAGLSGSVVAQLNKNTTVNVLGKQNGWYKIKLSDGREGWIYGEYLAVRSSSSISRGEVDRSLIDKLIDFAKSFVGTPYVYGGSTPKGFDCSGFVQYVFKNVGINLPRTANEQATAGEYVSYNNLQPGDLVFFKTLGSSVINHSGIYIGNGEFIQSSSGRGKVIISPLNEGYYKEHYVTARRIIK; encoded by the coding sequence GTGGATCAGCGAATAGGAAAGATGATTTTTGGAATTTCTGTGTTTGGTGCGACGCTGATTGGTAGCTCTTTTTTGAACCCAGCGTTTGCGGAAGGATTGGGAGTTGGAAAGATTACAGGCAATTATGTAAATGTGCGGACTCAAGGAAGCTTATCAGGAAGTGTCATTGCCCGCTTAAATTGGAATGACACAGTGACTGTGTTAGATAAGGAAAACGGGTGGTACAAGATAAAGCTTTCTGATGGAAGAGAAGGATGGGTTTTTGGTGAATATTTATCCGTAAGAAATTCTTCTAATGTCTCAAGAGGAGATTCGGAAAAAGCAGCAAGTGTTGGTATAGTGACAGGTAGTTACGTTAATGTGAGAAGTGAAGCGGGTTTATCTGGCAGCGTTGTAGCACAGCTTAACAAGAATACTACAGTGAATGTGTTGGGTAAACAAAATGGGTGGTATAAAATAAAGCTTTCGGACGGAAGAGAAGGATGGATTTACGGAGAATACTTAGCAGTGAGGAGCTCTTCAAGTATCTCAAGGGGTGAAGTAGATAGGAGTTTGATAGATAAGTTAATAGATTTTGCCAAGTCTTTTGTGGGGACTCCTTATGTCTATGGAGGTTCAACTCCAAAAGGATTTGATTGTTCCGGCTTTGTTCAATATGTTTTCAAGAATGTAGGTATTAATTTACCAAGAACGGCAAATGAGCAAGCTACTGCAGGAGAATATGTAAGTTATAACAATCTTCAACCAGGAGATTTGGTATTTTTTAAAACTTTAGGAAGCAGTGTGATAAATCATTCAGGAATATATATAGGTAATGGTGAGTTTATACAAAGCTCTTCAGGTAGAGGGAAGGTCATAATAAGTCCTTTAAACGAAGGGTATTATAAAGAACATTATGTTACAGCAAGAAGAATTATAAAATGA
- the typA gene encoding translational GTPase TypA — protein sequence MKFVREDVRNIAIIAHVDHGKTTLVDAMLKQSGIFRANEKVEERILDFNDLERERGITILAKNTAVRYKDVKINIVDTPGHADFSGEVERVLKMVDGVLLLVDSFEGPMPQTRFVLSKALELDLKPIVVINKIDRPDARPQEVIDEVLDLFIELGANDDQIDFPVVYTSAKEGIAKLSLEEESHDLRPLFDTILDYIPAPIGDIEAPLQLIVTTLDYDDYIGRIAIGKVVRGKIISGEEAAICKRDGSIQKVHINNLYQFEGLKRVQVEEASLGDIVAVSGISDIEIGETIADRDNPEAVDFVRIEEPTVSMTFSVNTSPFAGTEGKYVTSRHLRERLFKELETNVALRVEETDSTDSFKVSGRGELHLSILIETMRREGYELQVSKPTVIFKEINGVKMEPIELLTIDIPEEYMGVVMEKLGPRKAELMDMHTLKPGTIRLKFKIPTRGLIGYRSEFLTDTKGNGIMTSVFYDYAPYKGDIPSRTRGALVAFETGVATTYGLYNAQERGTLFIEPGTKVYEGMVVGVNSRSGDIDVNVCKKKHVTNLRSATADEALRLSPVKKMSLEEALEFIDNDELVEVTPQSIRIRKKILDSQQRYKNAKYNK from the coding sequence ATGAAATTTGTAAGAGAAGATGTAAGAAATATAGCCATTATTGCTCATGTTGATCATGGTAAAACTACTTTGGTTGATGCTATGCTTAAACAAAGCGGTATTTTTAGGGCAAATGAAAAAGTTGAGGAAAGGATCTTGGATTTTAACGATTTAGAAAGAGAAAGAGGTATAACAATTCTTGCTAAAAATACTGCTGTTAGATATAAAGATGTGAAAATAAATATAGTGGATACCCCAGGACATGCAGATTTTAGCGGTGAAGTAGAGCGAGTATTAAAAATGGTAGATGGGGTACTTTTGTTGGTAGATTCTTTTGAAGGACCTATGCCACAGACCCGTTTTGTATTAAGTAAAGCATTGGAACTGGATCTAAAACCTATAGTTGTCATAAATAAAATTGATAGGCCTGATGCAAGGCCTCAGGAGGTTATTGACGAAGTCTTAGATCTATTTATTGAATTAGGAGCAAATGATGACCAAATTGATTTCCCTGTTGTCTACACCTCTGCAAAAGAAGGTATAGCAAAATTAAGTTTAGAAGAAGAGTCTCATGACTTGAGACCTCTTTTTGATACGATTTTAGACTATATTCCTGCACCAATAGGAGATATTGAAGCACCATTACAACTTATAGTGACTACTTTAGATTATGATGATTACATTGGGAGAATTGCCATTGGAAAAGTAGTTAGAGGAAAAATAATTTCAGGGGAAGAAGCGGCTATATGTAAAAGAGATGGGTCAATACAAAAAGTTCACATAAATAATCTATATCAGTTTGAAGGACTAAAAAGAGTGCAAGTAGAAGAAGCAAGCTTGGGAGATATTGTGGCGGTTTCTGGCATAAGCGATATTGAGATTGGAGAGACCATTGCAGATAGAGATAACCCCGAGGCGGTAGACTTTGTTCGCATAGAAGAGCCAACAGTTTCTATGACTTTTAGTGTAAATACCAGTCCTTTTGCTGGAACTGAGGGTAAATACGTTACTTCAAGACATTTAAGAGAAAGGCTTTTTAAAGAGCTAGAGACAAACGTCGCATTGCGAGTTGAAGAAACAGATTCTACTGATTCTTTTAAGGTGTCTGGAAGAGGAGAGCTGCATCTTTCTATTTTAATTGAGACTATGAGACGGGAAGGGTATGAATTACAGGTTTCTAAGCCTACAGTGATTTTTAAAGAAATAAATGGAGTAAAAATGGAACCTATTGAACTTTTGACAATAGATATTCCTGAAGAATATATGGGAGTTGTGATGGAAAAATTAGGACCGAGAAAAGCTGAATTGATGGATATGCACACATTAAAGCCAGGAACTATAAGGCTTAAGTTTAAAATACCTACACGAGGCTTAATAGGGTATCGGTCTGAATTTTTAACAGATACAAAAGGAAATGGCATAATGACCTCTGTCTTTTATGATTATGCACCTTACAAAGGAGACATTCCTTCTCGTACGAGAGGCGCTCTTGTAGCTTTTGAGACGGGGGTTGCGACAACTTATGGCCTTTACAATGCTCAAGAGAGAGGGACACTTTTTATAGAGCCAGGTACAAAAGTGTATGAAGGGATGGTTGTGGGAGTTAATTCAAGAAGTGGAGATATTGATGTCAATGTATGTAAGAAAAAACATGTGACAAATTTAAGGTCTGCAACGGCGGATGAAGCTTTGAGGCTATCTCCTGTAAAAAAGATGTCTTTAGAAGAAGCATTAGAATTTATAGATAATGATGAATTGGTTGAAGTTACTCCTCAAAGCATTAGAATACGAAAAAAGATTTTGGATTCACAACAAAGATATAAAAATGCAAAATATAACAAATAA
- the ltrA gene encoding group II intron reverse transcriptase/maturase — MDSKDMQRLQTTQPRGYPLNREMEFQKTTEVHSISSASEDGRNEVQRYTGKMLEMIVERGNMEAAYKRVVANKGSHGVDGMGVDELLPYLKENWATIKQQLLEGKYKPQPVRRVEIPKPDGGKRLLGIPTVLDRLIQQAIAQILNKVYNHTFSDSSYGFRPGRSAKDAIKAAEAYINEGYTWVVDMDLEKFFDRVNHDVIMSKLEKRIGDKRVLKLIRRYLESGVMINGIKISTEEGTPQGGPLSPLLANIMLDELDKELEKRGHKFCRYADDCNIYVKSRSAGNRVMKSIKKFIESKLKLKVNEAKSAVDRPWRRKFLGFSFYTKENEVRIRIHEKSIKRFKEKVREITNRNKGISMENRIKRLNQITTGWVNYFGLADAKSIMKTLDEWIRRRLRACIWKQWKKIKTKHDNLVKLGVEEQKAWEYANTRKGYWRISNSPILNKTLTNKYFESIGYKSLSQRYLIVHNS; from the coding sequence ATGGACTCGAAAGATATGCAGAGACTGCAGACAACTCAACCAAGAGGCTATCCGTTGAATAGAGAAATGGAATTTCAAAAGACAACGGAAGTGCATAGTATATCATCGGCGTCGGAAGATGGAAGAAACGAGGTACAAAGATATACCGGCAAGATGCTTGAAATGATAGTAGAACGAGGGAACATGGAAGCAGCATACAAGCGCGTTGTTGCAAATAAAGGAAGCCATGGAGTCGATGGGATGGGAGTAGATGAACTTCTACCGTATCTCAAAGAAAACTGGGCAACCATAAAACAACAACTGCTGGAGGGGAAATACAAACCACAACCAGTGCGAAGAGTAGAAATTCCCAAACCTGATGGAGGAAAAAGACTACTAGGAATACCTACAGTACTAGACAGACTAATACAACAAGCAATAGCCCAAATACTAAATAAAGTCTACAACCATACATTTTCTGATAGCAGTTATGGATTCAGACCAGGACGCAGTGCAAAAGACGCAATAAAAGCCGCAGAAGCATACATAAATGAAGGATACACATGGGTTGTAGATATGGACTTAGAAAAGTTCTTTGACAGAGTAAACCACGACGTAATAATGTCCAAACTAGAAAAGCGGATAGGGGACAAAAGAGTACTAAAGTTAATACGAAGATACTTAGAATCAGGAGTAATGATAAACGGAATCAAAATATCAACAGAAGAAGGGACACCCCAAGGAGGGCCATTAAGTCCCCTATTAGCAAACATAATGTTGGACGAACTAGACAAAGAACTTGAGAAACGAGGGCATAAATTCTGCCGATATGCAGATGACTGCAACATATATGTAAAAAGCAGGTCTGCAGGAAACAGAGTAATGAAGAGCATAAAGAAATTCATAGAAAGCAAATTAAAACTAAAAGTCAACGAAGCAAAAAGTGCTGTAGATAGACCATGGAGAAGAAAATTTCTTGGATTTTCATTCTATACAAAAGAAAACGAAGTAAGAATAAGAATCCATGAAAAATCCATCAAAAGGTTTAAGGAAAAAGTAAGAGAAATAACCAATCGGAACAAGGGAATAAGCATGGAAAACAGAATAAAAAGACTAAATCAAATAACAACAGGATGGGTCAACTATTTTGGATTAGCAGACGCGAAAAGCATAATGAAAACCCTTGACGAATGGATAAGGCGAAGACTAAGGGCATGTATATGGAAACAATGGAAGAAGATAAAAACGAAGCATGATAACTTAGTAAAACTAGGAGTAGAAGAACAAAAAGCCTGGGAATACGCCAATACAAGGAAAGGCTACTGGAGAATATCCAATAGCCCAATCCTAAATAAGACTCTTACAAATAAATACTTTGAAAGCATAGGTTATAAGAGTTTATCCCAAAGATATCTAATTGTACACAATTCCTAA